One segment of Panicum virgatum strain AP13 chromosome 3K, P.virgatum_v5, whole genome shotgun sequence DNA contains the following:
- the LOC120700458 gene encoding inactive protein RESTRICTED TEV MOVEMENT 2-like, translating to MASGRQATKPQQQAAEQDFDPKYEWQENDASFVLRLHLSGFRKEDFRVQVDGTGRLTVRGQRADGGKHSRFSKIFQLPAASNLDAITGRFDTGVLTLTVPRKVVDDAKPKEDANKAAAAAHGQGKPKEDEAKKPQAEHKEAAAAEVTAAKKPKDDAKPKEDASTTKKPPAAEQQVDAKRGKPEHEQPKATAPPATVKEEGAKPAAEAAAPPAADEKEAAPRPPQADAERKAVDSESLAAVTAKRRAEDERAKAAAAAVEAEGQRTHRGLRELVQELEGLAGSDWAEGLVETVKKNKEVIATAVAAFSLGLVASRLFCRN from the exons ATGGCGAGCGGCAGGCAGGCAACCAagccgcagcagcaggcagcggAGCAGGACTTCGACCCCAAGTACGAGTGGCAGGAGAACGACGCCAGCTtcgtcctccgcctccacctctcAG GCTTCAGGAAAGAAGATTTCAGGGTGCAAGTCGACGGCACCGGGCGCCTCACCGTCCGCGGCCAGCGCGCCGACGGCGGCAAGCACTCCCGCTTCAGCAAGATCTTCCAGCTGCCCGCCGCCTCCAACCTCGACGCCATCACCGGCCGCTTCGACACGGGCGTCCTCACCCTCACCGTGCCAAGGAAGGTCGTCGACGACGCCAAGCCCAAAGAGGACGCcaacaaggcggcggcggcggcgcatggccaaGGCAAGCCCAAGGAGGACGAGGCCAAGAAGCCACAGGCAGAGCACAAGGAAGCAGCGGCAGCGGAGGTGACTGCCGCCAAGAAGCCAAAGGACGATGCCAAGCCCAAGGAGGACGCCAGCACCACCAAGAAACCTCCTGCTGCTGAGCAGCAGGTGGACGCCAAGAGAGGCAAGCCAGAGCATGAGCAGCCCAAGGCGACCGCGCCACCGGCAACCGTGAAGGAGGAGGGAGCCAAGCCTgcggccgaggccgccgcgccaccaGCAGCCGACGAGAAGGAGGCCGCGCCCAGGCCACCGCAGGCCGACGCCGAGAGGAAGGCGGTTGATTCGGAGAGCctggcggcggtgacggcgaaGCGGCGCGCCGAGGATGAGAGGGCcaaggccgcggccgcggcagtGGAAGCGGAGGGCCAGAGGACCCACCGCGGCCTCAGGGAGCTCGTCCAGGAGTTGGAGGGGCTCGCCGGTTCGGATTGGGCCGAGGGCTTGGTGGAGACGGtcaagaagaacaaggaggTGATCGCCACGGCCGTCGCCGCCTTCTCCCTCGGCCTTGTCGCCAGCAGACTCTTCTGCAGGAACTGA
- the LOC120700459 gene encoding hypersensitive-induced response protein-like protein 1: MGNLCCCVQVDQSTVAIREQFGKFDSVLEPGCHCLPWFIGKRVAGHLTLRLQQLDVRCETKTKDNVFVNVVASIQYRALAGKASDAFYKLSNTRSQIQAYVFDVIRASVPKLILDDAFEQKDEIAKAVEEELEKAMSAYGFEIVQTLIVDIEPDEHVKRAMNEINAAARLRVAANEKAEAEKIVQIKRAEGEAEAKYLSGLGIARQRQAIVDGLRDSVLGFSVNVPGTTAKDVMDMVLITQYFDTMKEIGASSKASSVFIPHGPGAVRDIATQIRDGLLQGSSVSHH, encoded by the exons ATGGGCAACTTGTGCTGCTGTGTTCAAGTTGATCAGTCAACCGTGGCCATCAGGGAGCAGTTTGGCAAGTTTGACAGCGTGCTTGAGCCAGGATGCCACTGCTTGCCTTGGTTCATCGGCAAGCGTGTAGCTGGTCATCTCACACTCAGGCTGCAGCAACTGGATGTGCGCTGTGAGACCAAGACTAAG GACAATGTCTTTGTGAACGTCGTGGCATCTATTCAGTACCGTGCTCTGGCTGGCAAAGCAAGTGATGCGTTCTACAAACTGAGCAACACAAGGTCCCAGATCCAAGCATACGTCTTTGATG TTATCCGAGCAAGCGTTCCCAAGCTCATTTTAGATGACGCTTTCGAGCAGAAGGATGAGATCGCAAAGGCAGTGGAGGAGGAACTCGAGAAGGCCATGTCAGCTTACGGCTTTGAGATCGTGCAAACTCTGATTGTGGACATTGAGCCAGATGAGCACGTGAAGCGCGCAATGAATGAGATCAACGCAG CGGCGAGGCTGAGGGTGGCTGCGAacgagaaggccgaggcggagaAGATCGTGCAGATCAAGCGCGCGGAGGGTGAGGCGGAGGCCAAGTACCTGTCCGGGCTGGGCATCGCCCGTCAGCGGCAAGCAATCGTGGATGGGCTGAGGGACAGTGTGCTGGGCTTCTCCGTGAACGTGCCTGGCACCACCGCCAAGGACGTGATGGACATGGTGCTCATCACCCAGTACTTCGACACCATGAAGGAGATCGGCGCGTCATCCAAGGCCTCATCGGTGTTCATCCCGCATGGCCCCGGCGCAGTGCGCGACATCGCCACGCAGATCCGCGACGGCCTCCTGCAGGGCTCCTCCGTCTCCCACCACTAG
- the LOC120700456 gene encoding probable serine/threonine-protein kinase PIX7, which yields MGVGSSAERRNASPLGEKGTGGRKGSAGVGCWILCLSPSSSRAKVDAALCGARGSSETRGKNDAIQNQPVRQIVPASTSPSNAENILPRSIVADGLTVAFQLRKFTFNELRFATRNFRPESLLGEGGFGRVYKGWIGENGTAPVKPGAGLIVAVKTLNRDGQQGHKEWVAEVNFLGNLQHPNLVKLIGYCIEDNQRQLVYEFMPRGSLEHHLFRKSVPLPWSTRMKIALGAARGLAFLHEEAERPVIYRDFKTSNVLLDADYNAKLSDFGLARDGPIGDKTHVSTRVMGTYGYAAPEYVMTGHLTSKSDVYSFGVVLLELMTGRRSMDKNRPTGEHNLVEWARPHLKQRQGFQALMDPKLGGNIPMKGAYKVTQLARACLTRDPKARPLMSQVVEILKPLPDLKDMVSSSGLYYSLQAGQAARLGYPSGSRTMSPLSSFARNGQQPMRSLSQGPRCHASPYRPQGHASPYPQVPRSSAK from the exons ATGGGCGTCGGGAGCTCGGCGGAGCGTCGGAATGCGAGTCCGCTGGGCGAGAAGGGGACCGGAGGGCGCAAGGGTTCcgccggggtgggctgctgGATCCTCTGcctctcgccctcctcctcgcgcGCTAAGGTCGACGCCGCCCTCTGCGGCGCCCGTGGCTCCTCCG AAACTAGAGGAAAGAATGATGCTATCCAGAACCAACCTGTGCGACAGATAGTGCCAGCTTCAACATCGCCTAGCAATGCTGAAAATATTTTGCCCCGATCTATAGTTGCAGATGGGCTGACAGTAGCATTCCAGTTGCGGAAATTTACTTTCAATGAATTGAGGTTTGCCACTAGAAACTTCCGTCCAGAGAGTCTTCTTGGTGAGGGAGGGTTTGGCCGTGTCTACAAAGGGTGGATTGGAGAGAACGGAACTGCCCCTGTAAAACCGGGCGCAGGGCTAATTGTTGCTGTTAAGACCCTCAATCGTGACGGACAGCAGGGTCACAAAGAGTGGGTG GCAGAGGTCAACTTTCTAGGAAATCTACAACATCCAAATCTGGTGAAACTGATCGGTTATTGTATTGAGGACAACCAGAGGCAGTTAGTGTATGAATTTATGCCCCGTGGAAGTTTAgagcaccatctattcagga AGTCAGTGCCACTTCCATGGTCCACCCGAATGAAAATTGCACTTGGCGCAGCAAGGGGCCTTGCCTTTCTCCATGAAGAAGCTGAAAGGCCTGTTATCTATCGGGATTTCAAAACTTCAAATGTTTTGCTTGATGCA GACTATAATGCGAAACTGTCTGATTTTGGGCTTGCTCGAGATGGCCCCATAGGTGATAAGACCCACGTGTCCACGCGAGTCATGGGAACCTACGGGTATGCTGCGCCGGAATATGTTATGACAG GTCACTTGACGTCCAAGAGCGACGTGTATAGCTTCGGGGTGGTGCTGCTGGAGCTCATGACAGGCAGGCGATCGATGGACAAGAACCGACCAACAGGGGAGCACAACCTTGTGGAATGGGCTCGGCCCCATCTGAAACAAAGACAAGGATTCCAAGCCCTGATGGATCCAAAACTTGGTGGGAATATCCCCATGAAAGGCGCTTACAAGGTGACCCAGCTGGCCCGTGCCTGTCTCACCCGGGATCCAAAGGCCAGGCCTCTGATGAGCCAGGTTGTGGAGATACTCAAGCCTCTCCCGGACCTGAAAGACATGGTCTCTTCGTCCGGCTTGTACTACTCCTTGCAAGCAGGGCAAGCTGCAAGGCTTGGCTACCCGAGTGGCAGCCGCACCATGAGCCCGCTGAGCAGCTTTGCACGGAATGGGCAGCAGCCGATGAGGAGCCTCTCCCAGGGCCCCCGATGCCATGCTTCCCCATACCGGCCTCAAGGCCATGCTTCTCCGTACCCGCAGGTGCCGAGGAGCAGTGCCAAGTAG